From Aspergillus luchuensis IFO 4308 DNA, chromosome 2, nearly complete sequence:
GAGTCGCGGCTTGCTATTGACTATCACTGGATATGACCAACAAAGTTATGAATGACAAGGACAAATCCTAGCTGACTTTTGAATTGCTGAGGACGATCCTGGCCAGAATGAAGCCCTAATTAGGTATCACCTGGATGCCATCTTTCTCACAATTCTAGCCGTCAATAAGTGGGTGGTACCTCGTCAGCTAGCCAcaactcttcatcctctctgcAAAGGTTGTCTAAGTCAGTACACCTTTCATTTGAGAAATTAAATAGATCTACGATGAGAGAAAATACTTCCTACAGGGCCACACCGACTACTCTCTCTGGCACAAAGATGCCAATTTAGCAGAAACTAATACCATCATTGTGGAAGCCAAGGCGGTTGGAAAAATGGACTAGCATCCGGCCTTGACATATGGGAAGTATCAATGTTATGGTGCAGATATACAATACTACTGACTTGAGTTATAGTCTTGTTACATAATGAGACTTATCAGTCAAGCATAATGAAACGCCATGCAAAGAGGCCAGACGAGCCTAGTTATGGTGTAGCAACTGACAGCAACGACTGGTTCTTTTTAAAGATAGACCAAGAGTGGATAGGATCTTCCATCGAGACTCTGCTGAATCTGAGCCCTGAGGCTGTCACTCGCCTCTGGGACCATCATGAACAAAAACGGTTGAATAACAGCGAATTTCAGGTTGATTATACAAACGAGGATCTCGCAATTattaccatcaccaacctaGATTATCCCCGCATCCCGAGGATGGTCCAGAGTTGCTCATTAAATTTCTGGCAAAGAACCGTCATTTGAACTTTGGCTGATCTGGACCGAGAAGAGGACAGAAGGCGCCATCCTAGCAGACTCCGTAGGCCTGGGCAAGACTATAGCAAGCCGGCGAGAAAGTCTGTACCAACCAACATTGATTGGGTCCTTCCACACCTTCTCAACCAAATAATGGTCCTCGGAACTGCAGAAGCTAAACAATAAGTTGGAAGCGTGTGCGTACTTTGGAGACAACCGTACGTTAGGAATGAATAATCCTTCTTATTTCTCTAGAGTGAAGTTAGACCAAGCCCAGGGATAGCAGCAAATAAAGATCTATTCCTTTGTGCATAGGTTTGTTGATTATGATCCATCGGCTGGAGACCGATGACTGGTCTGCCCTGGGAGAGCTAGGAGGGGAAAATTCGGTCGACAAATCAGACTGGGTTTGAAGATTCTCCGTTGATGCAACTCAATGTGTTATCCTCTCTTCAATaatctatcttctttcccgGCTTGCTAAATAAAGAGACTACAGATGGCCGCAGATCCCTGCCACATCGCGCGTTGAGGACGCTCTAAGAGCTCAGTGACAGTGGACGAGAGGTGTACAGAAAAGCAACAAGAGCTATTTGCGAAGTAACCTGGATTCGTGAGCATACACTAGCCAAGTGCTGATTGTGATAAATGATACCACAGGCCTGAAACTGACATGATTGGCTCCAACGCGATAATTATGGGCAAGGCCGGTGGATGTAATCATCTTCTATTACCTACACTTATGTGTAGTATATACACGGAGATATACGCATACTAGCAGCCGAACTATGACCTAGCGGGGACTCTCCACCGTGTTCCACGTCCGCCAGCTAATCGTCCAATCCAATAGACACTCATGGCCATTCTGACCGTGCTGACCTCTAGATAGATTGAAATCGCCATGCAGCGAGCTTGCGCCAACACCCACACCGGGTCTGATGATACCCCCTGCGGACACGACACAGACCTCTCTATCTGATATCCCTGCCAACTGAGCGCGCCGAATTACGTACTCTCCAAAATCCGCCGGGGCGCCAACTATATCTTCGTGGAAGCCTCTCTCCTTAGAAACCTGATAAAGTGACGATACTTCAAACAGTCGCTGGCTATGAGTTACCTACAGGTGAGATTCACAGGGCTGAATACTTGACCTGGAACAGAGTACACAGCCCCAACCCTTTCCCTACCGGAGTGACCCACAGGTTGGATCAGGGAGTAGGAGTTGACTGTCGATCCCAACGACCCCCATATCCGCGCAATGGTCGTGCTCCAGAGATACACAAGGACTCGCCAATCGAATATTCCGACCTGGGAGGAATGGGTAGGACGCGGGAATCAGCCCCAGCAGTTCTACCCCCAGAATATTGAACAGTGGGAGACCCCCCTCGCCATCGCGAAGGCCACCCGTGAGCTCGACCGGATAGCCATGGGACCATTATTGGCCCGCAAGTCAACATAAAGGCAGAACTTTACACGTGCCATTATTTGAAGAGAGATAACGAAACTCACTGGTATCAATTAGAGAAGAGTAATGGACATAAGCAAAGATTACCAAAAACTTACTCTATAACTtgggctcctcttccttgtccaGTGACCACGATGTCGTCCCCTGAGAATGTTACTGATACTCCCGATGCCAATGAGACCACTCCCGATACCAATGAGGCCACTAAGTCCCCCAGCACGACCTTTGCTGGCGTACAAGAAATTCTGGACAAATTCCGTCTTCTGTTGAGCATTGGGAAGGAAGATCTCCACTCTTGTCTGCCATGGACACTTGCCGACCTGCGCGACCACCTGCACCTAGAGTATGGTGCCCAGCGCGACCGTGTTGCTCCCGCTGCCCTCGCGAAACCGTTTGATGACTATATTCGTCGTCTTGTGCGCCTAATCGATGAAGTgctcgatgaagatgatgctgatgcacGGTGAGTATATGTCCCCTGTTATGACAGACATTCCCAGCTGACATGGATTCTGTTTGATTATAGTTCAGCTTCCGCGTCCGGCAGCTCCATTTTTTATAACTTAATTGAAGGAATATGTCGCgcaaagtagtagtatataagtGATTATAGTGCTCTAATACCACGGGATTGAAATATAATGAGAACTGATGTAGCTGATAATACGGCgtagaagtagtaggtaATTTGTCTGCTACTGGAAATAACTCCTACATTGAGCCCTGAAATTAGGGTTAATTACATCTGAATCCATTGAAGTACTGACTGTATACCACCAACTAACAATCACCATCTATTAGTCTTTCTCGATCAAAGACGTGCTTTGCTACCTGTTAAACAGACCAACAATACCATCCCCCCCAAGATACTCCGCTCCCTACAACACACCAGTCCACCTTCCATCCTTCGCCATGCAACTACCCATTGTTTTAAGAACTTAGCGAAACATACGGGATCACAGGTCAATTCGTCCTGATGGAAAAAAGTGACACAGTACCGAAAAAGATGCATCCATATAACCACGGATGTCCATAGTCGACCGGCTCGATTTTGCATTGGTATATGTCGTAGGTAGTGCATACAGGACAAGTACCAGTTGCTGATAGAGACACAACGAAAGCTTTCCATTACCGAATCTGGTACTTCCACTGGCTGCTACGAGCCTATCACGCAGGCATTATTCATGTATCGATAGTATGTAGATACGCTAAGCATGATCAGTTTGGTCGACTCGGATCCTATTAAAGTTGGTTTCCAAACACAATAATTTCTCAAGGATATTGTCACTTCGCCCGCAAGAACCAAAGATAGGGGTGGTGTCGAATCACAGGTatcagatataaataaactttGAGTAACCCTTCCAAGTCAATCAAGCTGTGTAGACTCTGTTCCCTATAGCCAATGCATACAAGCACAACATCAAACGCAGGCTCCTGCAATATGATGCTATGGTCGATTTCTGGTAGTATGTCTCTTCCGCTTTTGAGGAACAATTCGAGCCCTCATGATTTCATGGAATATTTGCTACCATAGTAAAGCACGTCTTTCATTATGGGTATGTACTCTTTGACTGCATATTGAGTAGCTCTGTGCATAGACTGAAACGACACACTATTCCGGATCCTGTCGTTACCATCCATGCTTTCGGATGTGCGATTCTAATTAAATCAAGTGGCAGCGATTGTTTGGCTTCCATAAAGACCTGTAGGCTTATATGCGCGTTGCTGATAGGGTGAAATGCCACACGAGACTGCAGGAGGACAAGATACCTGCCACTAAGTAGGGGAGTGTTCTTATAAGTCTTGCGTTGCTAGACATCTAAAGCATCCACTATAGCTTTGCGGGCAGTGTCCCATTGTTCAGTTCTGAAAGACTTCATAATgttcttttttaaattctttCAGTTGTGTTATTTCTTCTCTGAGTCCTTTTTCCCGCAACCTTTGCCCTTCGGTGAGATCTCTTGTGGGGGGTAAAACCCCCTCCGGGACTTGCCGTAAAATATTCCGTCTCTGTCATTCCTGGTGGTGATTCAGAAGACGAACATGCCTCGACCACTTCCTCAGAGAGTAGTATCGTTATTATCATGTAGACGCACATGAGGCATAGCGTAACCATCACTAGCTTTTACAAAGCAACCAAACCAATGATCATACTTGCGTGGGTTCGATCTGCTCAGCttctatatagatagattgaGACAGAATAATGCCATATGCATGTAATCTCAGACTAATAGACTAATAACGCGCGGAACATCGAGACAACAGAATCTCTTGTTCGTTTCTTCTAGCCAGTCTCGATAACATGTCTTTGCGAATTATAGAGCTCGATTACGTCCTCGGCGCAAGTTCTCCTCCCTGAAAAAATCAAGACGTTCGGTCTCGTCCTGTCTCGCCTGATCCCTAAAGCTGCGAGTCTACTCATTCCATTGAAACGCTCCATGAGAATGGCTCTTCAACAGCACTTCTGAAGGTTCAAGCCAATTCCACCAGAATGTTAGCTGGTTATCAGACTCTCTAGCCTTGTTGGACGTCAACACGTGGTACCGGAAAGCAGGAGTAGCGAACAATAACAACCGATCACCCAATCATAAATAATCCTTTCCTGCCCCGACCATATACTCCAGTTCTtcacttctttcttttgcgaGTGTACTCCCCCTTCTAGACCCAGGTGGGTATGTGATTTTCAGATGAGATATTTGGTTTAAGTTGGTATGATatccaaaagaaaaatcaacCTCTCTTTCGAAGTTGATCCATTGAATCTATGGAAAGAATTCAGACGAGCCATATATCGATAGACATCATCTGTTGAAGCATTCCGACAGCTTTTGCCTTCCCCCTTAATCAAGAGGTACTAACTGCTATTGTTCTTCAGTCAAAAGAGGTAATGCGTAAATTGTCCAATTCTTCAGACACACACTCAGCCTAGCAAAACTAGTACTTAGGTCTGGGGAGAGCTTGGCTCAAGACAGGAATTAAATTGCTGACTGCAGAGCATCAATTTTTCGTCCTCAGAACCAGCTGAGGCGTCCGCAAAAGTTTATGTCGAGACCTTGATCGCTTTCGATCAATATCTTCGGTAGTTATTTGCTAAAACCCCGTAGGAACCATTCGTTAGACCTCCCTTTAGAAAACCCGGAAAGACTTGTACGGATCGGACAGATTGGACTCTAGGCGccctcccccctttcctccttttcctcctaTTCCTCCTTTTTTTCATTGCGTGATAGCCTCGGTATgactttaaatataaaccTATCCGTGTGGAGGGCCATTCCACAGAACGATGCAATTTCATGCTCTTCTGGTACCACCGCCCTGAGGAAATCTACGTTTCCGTTCTTTGCTGTCGTATGTTCGGACAGACGTCTGATAGCGGCTCATTCTCGCTTTCAATGTCTGTGTATTGCACGGTGAGCAAGTTCAATATATGCTTGATTAGTTGAATATTCAATATTCTAGGCAGTgtaaagaatattatcttGGCGTTGAATGGTAGAGTCAGATCTTGGAATGTAAATTGTGTATAAGTACTGATCATATTTCCATTATGTTCGATGAAGATGTACTTCTTCATGGGAATTTGTATAGATATTGAGGTATAGATATGATGGATTGAGagaaaatagagaagatggaggctggctgactggcaGGAAGGGTGTCTTTATAGTAGAGGGAGATGGTTATCTCAGGTAATGATGGCAAGTGAGTGGGTGGCTATAGCGAATAGAATGGaatgagggtggtgaagaggattTGGTTGAATGTAGTAGTATTCGAGTGAAGGAGATGATACTATAGGGTATATGATGGTATTGACGTTAAGTATTCAATGAAGTGCTGGTATAGGGCTCCTTGTTTGCTCTAAAGACGTGGTGGACTTTCCTGTAGACCTGGCTGGTATCTGCACCACTATCGAATGCTGATGCACGCAAATCCTATTGTGACTTGTGTGTAGTCTATCAATCTACGTTACCTATAAGCAGCACGTTGCAACGAGACATCAACCCCATTCATGACTACGCGCTATAGATCTTGGATATCGTACGCATAGAGGTATATAATAAAGGCGCAAAAAGCATGACCAAAACGAAACAGGGCAGAGCCTAAATGGTTGGTTGGGAAGTATCCATCCCAGGCAAAAGGCAAATATGCGATTGCAATGATCACTTCAAAACCGACATCTGTAGCAAGAAAAACACCTTCGTACACCATCGTTTCACTTGGTATCATATCTGGAATGTATGAACGCAAAATTTCCCATCTTCCACGGTTTGGTATCTCATATAAAACCTTCCCAAGGGCACACACATATGGCACCTACACCCCCGGCTGAAAACGACCAAGCACAAAAAGATCACAACGAACATCTCGCAAGAATGAAAACCAGGGGTAGAGGGGAGAATATGgcagggaaggaaaggatcACAACGCTAATGCCTTTCTcgtattcttcttccctctattgcttttttttgcatcttttctttcacttccTGACGTCTTATTTGACTTGCACTCTGTGGTATCAAAATAAATCCGAAACACGAATCGCTGACAACAAATCAAAACGAAAAACAGAAACTAAACGATGAAAAAAACAGAAGTCTCTTGGGGTATACTGCTGCAAATTGACATTGATTTTAACGCGGTGGCCCGATTGGGGCCGGGTATCCAGAAGTAGAATTGGAAGTACTAGGACGACCACTGTCAAAAGAAGCGCGCGGGTCATGCTTGGGAGTCATGTCCCCTGGCGCGGTACCGAATGGAAATTTGGTGTCAAAGCGCGCGGGCCagccattgctgctgctgtggctgtgAGAACTTCCGAGGACAGGCACGTCGTCCTCGGCAAGGTTCACGCCAGAATCATTCCATGGGTTGCGGTAGCCACTGTCTCGAGACTCCATGGAGACCAGTGACGCCTTCGAGGCGTTACTGGACGCATGCTTGAAGAAGGATCCGGGAGAGGCCGAGTGATTCTTGCGGCCAATGaacgaagaaaaggaagagatgctGCCGGGCTTCCGCAGTCTCTCGAAGATGGACCCGCGCTCGCTGGTCTCATCCGAGAAACTGGGGCGAGTGGGGGAGTCGGTGACAATGGGAGCGGGCGCATGCTGCAGCAACTTGGAGTCGAAAAAGGGGAGAGACTCCTCGAAAGAGTCCGACTTGGGGCGAGGAATAGCTCCCTTGACCGTAGTCGCGTCGAGGCCGTGAGCGACCAATCGAGAGATCAGGAAGTCAATGGCATCCTTGAGTCCGCCGGCATTGTTGCGAGTATATCCGAGCACGACCCGGTCTTCCGGCCCGAAgacgggagaagaggagccaCTCTCCGAAGCCGAGGCCGGAGGGTCCGAACTAGTATCGACGGTGGTATCGACCTCGTATTGGTCCTTGAGCTTGGCACACACGTCGTCGTGGAACTCGGTCGACTTGAAATACTCGCGCAGCTGGGCAGAGCTCTGGAAGAGTAGCTCGTGGCTCTCCGGAACCATTCCCTGCGAAGGTTAGAACTGTTGATATCCATCATGAGCAGTTTACTTACCAGTAGGGCGTCAACGGCCTGTGGGACCTGGTACTCGGGTCCGGAAATAGTCACGACGTCACTGGCAAGTTCGGTACTAGGGAACTCGATCTTGCAgttccacttcttctcgaGCTCATCGATTTCAGAGATGCGCGCGAGTAGTTCACGGTGATACAACCGGTTGATGACGACACGTTCAGAGACATACTCGGCGTCCTATCCAATTAGCGACGAAATTCAACCCGGGAATGGCGAACTTACGACTTTCTCGACCATGTCCATGATCTCCTGCTTGACCAGGTCCAGGCTCTGGGCATTACGCGCAGGAGTCCGGCAAATGACATTGTCAACCTTgatgtcatcctcctctttgCCCATGCCGCCACGGTCCATGGCGTTGGAGAACTTGACAAACACCGAGTATTTCTTCATGATGCGCTGGATGTGCTGGCCGCCAATGCCGATGATGCGCTTGTGGTACTGGTCTGGCACGTGGAACGAGATCGACGCCGGCATTTCCTGTTCAACAAGATCCAAGCCATTCTTGGTAGACTCGTACTGGTTTCCACACACGTCAATGTAGAAGTTGTACTCGTTGAAACCATCGAAGATGATTTGCACGTTGCCTGCATCCGTTAGTACGTGACTCTCGTGGCGGTTACGGTAAACTCACTCTGGCCCATGATCTTGTTGATCTTGCCGTTCTTCTTGCCACTGACGAATTCCTTGTGCTCGTTGGCGAGTTCAATCTTCACGCGCATCTGGTATTGGCTGCGCTGCACAAACGGGATCTGGTtgatcaccatcatcgctgcCTTAACCGCATCATCCGAGCCATTGATGGTGAACGTCAGATTGTCAAAGCTAACTTCAGCGCCCGAGTTGCTGCAGATGTCAGAGAGCATGGTGCGGACGTCTGCGGGAGACGGCGCCCGGAAACCCCCTTGCGACGGGTCGGGCATGATGATCCACCACGACGCGCTGTAGAATTGACCAGCCTGCAAACGTTAGTCAGACACGACGCCGCTTGGAATGAAGTACAGTGTCACATACCAAAGCCATGATCTCCCGCACGGTGCGCTCGACGTGCAACACTTCGGTGCCCTGAATACGAACCAGACCCCGCTGCGTACCGAGCTGAGGAAAGAGGACGTAGGAGCcgttcatctccatcaccttGCGGACCTTGTCCAGACGGTCAAGCAGAATGTTGTCGATCTTGTTCGAGTTGACAATGACATCCTTGACGTAGATCTTCACGCCCATCACAAGTTCCTGAAGCTTTTGCTTCGCACGTGCAATCTGCTCCTGCGTATCACCGGTGATGTAGACCTCGTTCTCGCTGCGACGGTGAGCACCCGGCGGCGTGTAGCCGAAGATGCGGGGGAACGGCGGCGGGAAGTAAATGGCCGTGCCAGTGGCAGCCTCGATCAGCTTGATGTTCTTGCGAGTACGGCCGCAGACCAAGGTGTGCATGGTCAGCTCCAGCTTCACGGCGTCCACGTGACGTTTGAGCTAGTAACAGTTAGTTTGCCGGACGTTGATCGGtcggaagagaaagaacccACAATCTGATCGATCATAATCAAGACCCTGGTCTTGGCATGCTCAGCGCTCTCCATATCGCCGTAGATGGACACCCGGAAGCGTTGATCCAGCCCATTGTCTGAGGCGTATCCATAAGAAGACACCACCGCACTATCCGTGTCACGGATTTTGGGGCtcaggaggaagatgtccgTGCCCGTATAAGCCGCCAGCGTATCCAAATGCTCCAAGACGCTCGCTCGGATATTCTTGGTGGTTCCATCCACGATCAGGTGCATGTCCACGTCCACGGTCGCACATCGCTATAACATAACCCGTTAGCGGATGAAACGGATCCCAGGCACCAGAGTATGAAAAGTCGAGATATCAACATACCAACAAAATGGGGGTCTCGTTCAACACCCTAGCTCGCATCTTCCGTACCGTCTCTCCATCACCCGTGATGCAGACGTTGGTCGCCAAACCCTGAGGGCGCCGTTGTAGCGAAGGGACAGTCTTGGGCTCCGACGAGGTCACAGCCGCCTCGACCCTCCCGTTACTGCTTTCGGTGATTTGTCGACACAATCTCCGCAAGGCGTCGACATTGCTCGCGTGAACGGGAAGCTGGTGGACGGGGGTGCCTTCGGGAGTGCCCTCGGGGAAGGTCCAGCGTTGAAGGGCGCCAGGGCTCGCATGCAGGACATCGTCAACGTCGGGACCGGCGAGAgtcgaggagaagggcacGTTAAACGAGAGATTGACGGTCGGGTCGATTCCAGTCGGAGGAGTCATGGGCGGCGCGCCATGCGGTCGACGGAGGGAGTGAGAAGTCATGTCGGTATGCGGTCGAGACATGCCAAAAGTGGGCGTCATACGCTCCCAGCCATGACGGGCTTGGCCCGTGAAATTGGAAATCTTGTGCATGACAAGGGGAGGTCGAGTCTCTAGCCCCTTGAACAAGtcgaggggagagaagggtgTGGAAGAccggaggggagggaatggcGAACGGGTgggcgaggagggggaggaagaagcggaggatgagagtaGACGGACGGGattggagagagaaaaggtgACAATCGAGGGCTGCAGTCGCCGTTCCCGACAGGAAGTGGGCGcgcagatggagaggagaaagtggCCGTTGGTGGAGGGTGACTGGCCACTGACGGGGGTGGGATCGgaatgggagggaaaaggatgAATCACAATTCAGGTTCTAACAACCAAAACGGGTATCAAGcaagaagggagggggaggtgcacagatgaagaaagagagaaagcaGATTGGAAGGGaatgaagagggggagggcgcggaagtgggaaagaaaaaaaaggcaggactaaggaaggaaaaaggaaaaagaaaaaaataagggaagaaggaaataaatccaaggcaagaaaaaaaaaggaagaggaagaggaagtggaaggggaaaacgagaatgggatgatggatcaaCAAAACGGCGTTGGGTCTGttggcagcaccagcagcaaaaaGCTTTAGACtggatttgggggaggggaggaggagaagagaaggaagagagggaaaaggaagggaagagcaagaaagagagatgatggaaagggaatggatggaattcCTCTGGCCGAATTCAGGCAAGCAACAGAGCCAGTCAGCGCCTCTTTTCAGCTGCTttggtgtggatggatgactgACTTTTGGAGGGGCGgagagaagagcagcagaagagctgAGCAACCAGTCAGTCAAGAGTCAAGCGTCAGAAGTGGGAATTTCCCTATTCTTCAcaccttcttttctttctctctaaTTTTCCCCAGGCACCGATCTCAAAGGGACTCGACCTCGAGGAGCTTACTACTAGTCAAGTTACCAGCTTATACTGACATACCGTTGGGGAAAGTCAAGTTACACATGAATTCTGTTCATATTTTTTACCAATTTAGATCCAGTTGAGCACTATTTGAATAATTACTATAGACATCAAATTTCTATCTATTCTTCTCACAATGTATCCCATCccaccttcttctcatcgttcaatttccatgatgatgatggtcacTCCCCTTCGAATCCTCAGGCGGGAAGGGCGGGTACTCAGCCCAGTGTCTAGGCCCAATGTTTGCATTGTCTGGGCCAAAGTACCACTCGAAACCTGGTGTGGCCattcctgctgcttgctgctgctgctgccagtgCCAcaactctctccctctcccctcgcTCTGATCACTTGCTAACTAACTATTCTTATGATTTTCCCAGCTTACGCgatttagttagttaaccaCAAAGTAGTtaggttagttagttagttagttagtagtaggcCGGGTTTATCGCCTGAATCTCGACCTCCTTAGGGTccgtccctcctccccccctccaatCAACATTTCCAGAAAAGAATGACTcctttcatcatccacccgcCAACATACTTTTGGTAGCACTAGTCCTAGTATCTGAGGTGACCTGACTGACTGGCCTTGGAATTCCACTCGGAAACTCTCTTGACTGCCTTTACTACTGGACCTGTCGTCCATTTCTCGTCATCACCATGGGGAAAAAAGTGAACTCAATTCTGGCCCAGaaactctctctttctcacacacactctctctctttttatcTCGAGTCagatactttataaaaatgATACATAAAGTTATCCATTCCTTTAATTACCTCTCTAATTCTTCCAAACACAGCAATCCCTACTAGCagacggagggagggagggatgagggaggggggatatTCCACTCCTCAACCTCGATTGCGTTCATCCTAGTCGTCCCTGCACGGCTCCACCCGGCTTTGCCCGTTTCGGGTCTGCAAGCGAGAAATCCCGGTCCCGTCTTGTAGATCACGTGTGTGTTGTC
This genomic window contains:
- a CDS encoding KH domain protein (BUSCO:EOG09260R9L;~COG:A;~EggNog:ENOG410PH9B;~InterPro:IPR004087,IPR004088,IPR036612;~PFAM:PF00013;~go_function: GO:0003676 - nucleic acid binding [Evidence IEA];~go_function: GO:0003723 - RNA binding [Evidence IEA]) — translated: MHKISNFTGQARHGWERMTPTFGMSRPHTDMTSHSLRRPHGAPPMTPPTGIDPTVNLSFNVPFSSTLAGPDVDDVLHASPGALQRWTFPEGTPEGTPVHQLPVHASNVDALRRLCRQITESSNGRVEAAVTSSEPKTVPSLQRRPQGLATNVCITGDGETVRKMRARVLNETPILLRCATVDVDMHLIVDGTTKNIRASVLEHLDTLAAYTGTDIFLLSPKIRDTDSAVVSSYGYASDNGLDQRFRVSIYGDMESAEHAKTRVLIMIDQILKRHVDAVKLELTMHTLVCGRTRKNIKLIEAATGTAIYFPPPFPRIFGYTPPGAHRRSENEVYITGDTQEQIARAKQKLQELVMGVKIYVKDVIVNSNKIDNILLDRLDKVRKVMEMNGSYVLFPQLGTQRGLVRIQGTEVLHVERTVREIMALAGQFYSASWWIIMPDPSQGGFRAPSPADVRTMLSDICSNSGAEVSFDNLTFTINGSDDAVKAAMMVINQIPFVQRSQYQMRVKIELANEHKEFVSGKKNGKINKIMGQSNVQIIFDGFNEYNFYIDVCGNQYESTKNGLDLVEQEMPASISFHVPDQYHKRIIGIGGQHIQRIMKKYSVFVKFSNAMDRGGMGKEEDDIKVDNVICRTPARNAQSLDLVKQEIMDMVEKVDAEYVSERVVINRLYHRELLARISEIDELEKKWNCKIEFPSTELASDVVTISGPEYQVPQAVDALLGMVPESHELLFQSSAQLREYFKSTEFHDDVCAKLKDQYEVDTTVDTSSDPPASASESGSSSPVFGPEDRVVLGYTRNNAGGLKDAIDFLISRLVAHGLDATTVKGAIPRPKSDSFEESLPFFDSKLLQHAPAPIVTDSPTRPSFSDETSERGSIFERLRKPGSISSFSSFIGRKNHSASPGSFFKHASSNASKASLVSMESRDSGYRNPWNDSGVNLAEDDVPVLGSSHSHSSSNGWPARFDTKFPFGTAPGDMTPKHDPRASFDSGRPSTSNSTSGYPAPIGPPR